Proteins encoded together in one Microcaecilia unicolor chromosome 3, aMicUni1.1, whole genome shotgun sequence window:
- the LOC115465634 gene encoding cystatin-like, whose product MANFWLCLSVILSSSVLFCSAGMPGGSEPIDPSSPEVQNAARYAVSVYNEKSENQYLFKVLKVVSAESQIVAGVIYRMNVEIGLTQCKKGSTDNAASCPGQTATFQCKFAVLEQPWINVKSVLESSCEPAGQ is encoded by the exons ATGGCAAATTTCTGGCTGTGTCTCAGCGTCATACTCTCTTCCTCTGTCCTCTTCTGTTCTGCAGGTATGCCTGGAGGTTCAGAACCAATTGATCCAAGTAGCCCTGAAGTACAGAATGCTGCCAGATATGCAGTGAGTGTATATAATGAGAAGTCGGAGAATCAATATCTCTTCAAAGTCCTGAAAGTTGTATCAGCAGAATCACAG ATTGTTGCTGGAGTAATATACAGAATGAATGTAGAAATAGGACTGACACAGTGCAAGAAAGGGTCCACTGACAACGCAGCTTCCTGTCCAGGACAGACAGCG ACATTCCAGTGCAAGTTCGCTGTACTGGAGCAGCCGTGGATTAATGTAAAATCTGTTTTGGAGAGTTCCTGCGAACCAGCTGGACAATGA